In a single window of the Mauremys reevesii isolate NIE-2019 linkage group 3, ASM1616193v1, whole genome shotgun sequence genome:
- the FBXO5 gene encoding F-box only protein 5, whose product MKANLNHSTKMKCDFNCNHVRSGLAQLKTDAVKTRLEESSISNYEEGSCKDCIKESQRLLHSELQNATPRNIDHKTEGRLVHNKENQKVLYRFGEGACEMEALENSRFNEESGYSSMLSSEYNDPTEHEDSILLAGNIYGTPNHCLMNQSQAQLSKKTLLPVTHFEELVCSTLKKSGKRNVKSWAIVDRIVSQGSAGLRNLIGRKMGLDGIDILGELFQRDLRHLLANILRHLEEMDLINVAKVSPTWKKILKEDKWAFHVYSKAVKSLSDGRVQPTEHTVTREYVLYRVALASVQTAAPPNSSSKKASRSKESNQSNQNGSYSRHMEFSEAAKTLKNTESLKVCSRCSSPAKYDSYLQRATCSRESCSFDFCTKCLCCYHNSRDCASGKPVKSSSQLGLLPGTKKSKQNLRRL is encoded by the exons ATGAAAGCAAACCTTAACCACTCCACCAAAATGAAATGTGATTTTAATTGTAACCATGTCCGTTCTGGACTCGCACAGTTAAAGACTGATGCAGTAAAGACAAGACTAGAAGAATCTTCTATCTCGAATTATGAAGAAGGGTCTTGTAAAGACTGTATTAAAGAATCTCAGAGGCTATTGCATAGTGAACTGCAGAATGCAACCCCCAGGAATATTGACCACAAAACTGAAGGAAGGCTTGTACATAACAAAGAAAACCAGAAAGTATTGTACAGATTTGGTGAAGGTGCCTGTGAAATGGAGGCATTAGAAAACAGTAGGTTTAATGAGGAGAGTGGTTACTCCTCTATGTTGAGCAGCGAGTACAATGATCCAACAGAACATGAGGACAGTATACTACTGGCGGGAAATATATATGGCACACCAAATCACTGTCTCATGAACCAAAGCCAAGCACAGCTTTCCAAAAAAACCTTGCTACCTGTTACCCATTTTGAAGAACTGGTTTGCTCAACTTTGAAAAAAAGTggtaaaagaaatgttaaatcATGGGCTATTGTGGACAGAATTGTTTCCCAGGGAAGCGCTGGACTTAGGAATCTAATTGGCAGGAAAATGGGATTAGATGGAATAGACATTCTTGGTGAACTCTTCCAAAGGGACCTCAGACATCTTTTAGCAAACATCTTAAGACATCTTGAGGAGATGGACTTAATAAA TGTGGCTAAAGTGAGTCCAACATGGAAGAAAATTCTAAAGGAAGACAAATGGGCTTTCCACGTGTATAGTAAAGCAGTGAAAAGCCTTTCT GATGGTAGAGTACAGCCCACAGAACATACTGTAACAAGGGAATATGTTCTGTATCGAGTAGCTTTAGCTTCTGTTCAGACAGCAGCCCCTCCAAACAGCTCATCCAAGAAAGCATCCAGATCCAAAGAATCCAACCAGAGCAATCAAAATGGTTCTTACAGCCGACACATGGAGTTTTCAGAG GCTGCCAAGACCTTGAAAAACACTGAAAGCCTTAAGGTTTGTAGTCGCTGCAGCTCACCTGCAAAATATGACTCCTATCTACAGAGGGCAACATGCAGCCGTGAAAGCTGTAGCTTTGACTTTTGCACCAAGTGCCTGTGCTGCTACCACAATTCCAGAGACTGTGCAAGTGGCAAACCTGTGAAATCAAGCTCTCAGCTAGGACTTCTTCC